AAAATGCTTATAATAATGAATGACAAGATCTTCTCTTTCATTAAATAGAGCATAATTGAAAAGAAATATAAGAGCTCTTATATGGTCTAAATCAAGGGGGTGTATTACGAGAGATAAAACATCTTGAAAAGATTTTTCCAGAGTATCTTTAGAAAGAAATGAGAGCTTACGATGTAATGTAAAAGAAGCAGGAGCAATTTCTGGTACCCTTTCGAGGATCTCTTCAAAAGAGCCTAGTTCTAAAAGGCAAAAGAGGGCATTTTTCATCAAAATGAGATGTAAGGGATTTTCAATGACAAGGCTATCAAAAATTTCGGCAATTGCGCCAGGTTTTGCAAGCCAGAAGGCAAGTTGTATTGCAAAATGTTTGTATTTAAGTGCATCGATAACATTATTTTTTGGAAATTCTTCAACAAATAAGAGGTGTTCTAGACTATGGTAGACATGATCGATCAAAGATTTTGTCTCATGATTGCGATGTGTGCTAGGTAAAATTTTTAAGATAAGCAGGGTAAAATTATAAGTAAGAGACCTTTCTTGTTTATAGCGGTTATGTAGGCGAAAAAGAATCTGTTCTTCAAGAAGAGGAAGAAGAGGATGCTTAGGGTAGCGCCTAAATGCCAGTTCAAAGCATTTAACTTCTTCTTCATGTTCTTGCATTGTCTCATAAACAAGCGCCTTTCCAAGGTATTCAAGAGGTGCACTTGGTGTGTTTCTTAATTTTTCAAACTCTAAAAGAGATAAGTTGAATAAATGATTTTTTTTGGAAGAACTTTTAGTATCAAGAGCTTCTTCTAAAAGGGTAACACCTGCTCGAAATAGACCCTCTCTACCTTCAGATCTTCCCTGAAAGGATATGCCAATGCGTCTATACTCAGTAAGGGCTTTTGCATAATCTTTGTTTGCTAAAAAGGCATCTGGAACGGCCAAACAACTGACTTGTACGTTTAGGCTTCCAACATAAACTTGTAATTCTTGTAGTTCAAAATAGGTATCTTTAAAACTTAGGCCTACATGTGTGCCAGCAAGTGGTAGATAACTAATATAGGTAAACATGAGAGTATCATTTAAATAGAAAAGGATGTGGCGATCCATTTTTCTTATATCAAGAGAAAGTAATTCTTTCTCTGGTAAGATAATATCTGGAAGTTGCATGATTTCTACAGTAGAGTGAAAAAGTTTAGTAGGCTCATTTTTATTAGCACTCAGCCAAAGACAGTACCCATCTGTTGGGTGAATTCGCTCAGATGCCTCTGGAACACTCAGCAAAAATCCAATACCCTTACTTTGAGCAGAGATTTGAACTTTAGCTTTGATTTGTGTATTTCCAGAAAATGCCTCTTTTGCAATCATGATAGTAACCCAGTCAGCTCGTGTGGTACTTTTAGAAATAACAATAGGTTCTGGTATGAGTACATGCTCTTGAAATTCCCAATCAT
This DNA window, taken from Chlamydiales bacterium, encodes the following:
- the pknD gene encoding serine/threonine-protein kinase PknD; amino-acid sequence: MNEALPSHIGPFSIVQSIGKGGMGEVFLAYDPMCKRQVALKRIRTDLRDKEIIKNRFLKEATITSALAHPSIVPIYSIHEEKDFLYYIMPYLIGSTLKECIKDAKKETNSQEGSIPSFLRIFMNVCQAIAYSHSKGFLHRDLKPENIIVGKYGQVYILDWGLVKSINDTSHDETIEMDIDTQQTENLTRPGKLLGTLTYMAPERIFGHASSVSSDIYALGVIFYQILTLNLPFRRKTIKEFRENLHLEKLIDPAKMAPYRGVPPELSRIVKICLEPDLKKRYPSVDTLINDLENYLEGHSEWFFMSKLDIHKKNDWEFQEHVLIPEPIVISKSTTRADWVTIMIAKEAFSGNTQIKAKVQISAQSKGIGFLLSVPEASERIHPTDGYCLWLSANKNEPTKLFHSTVEIMQLPDIILPEKELLSLDIRKMDRHILFYLNDTLMFTYISYLPLAGTHVGLSFKDTYFELQELQVYVGSLNVQVSCLAVPDAFLANKDYAKALTEYRRIGISFQGRSEGREGLFRAGVTLLEEALDTKSSSKKNHLFNLSLLEFEKLRNTPSAPLEYLGKALVYETMQEHEEEVKCFELAFRRYPKHPLLPLLEEQILFRLHNRYKQERSLTYNFTLLILKILPSTHRNHETKSLIDHVYHSLEHLLFVEEFPKNNVIDALKYKHFAIQLAFWLAKPGAIAEIFDSLVIENPLHLILMKNALFCLLELGSFEEILERVPEIAPASFTLHRKLSFLSKDTLEKSFQDVLSLVIHPLDLDHIRALIFLFNYALFNEREDLVIHYYKHFAKSQDMCFADAYLIWAYLLQRRWSDAELILQKYPLNILSQENNILHFLYGCWLLATEGGSLAEAHFSGIDDTPFPKTCALATHFLFGRGIDPNAWLAQSFFFEKRELYKQLSLFYHCQEKTQEAKHYHKLAMNYVRLSS